A region of Pyxidicoccus parkwaysis DNA encodes the following proteins:
- a CDS encoding AAA family ATPase has protein sequence MPRWFNTAGPCNPADHYMLPALRRLPEVQQLFDERSYFVLHAPRQVGKTTALRSLAAQLTASGRYAALHFSCEEGEVAGDDFAEAQRTLLSRIRRSAELYLPPELRPPPFPDAPDLQLLGEALSVWARACPRPLVLFFDEIDALRGQSLLSVLRQLRAGYHDRPGGFPSSVILCGLRDVRDYKIASGSQGHLGTSSPFNIKVESLTLRNFTRDEVAELYQQHTDDTGQRFLPETVDRAFYWTQGQPWLVNALARQMVQQLVPDRTQDLTAAHVDAAKEILLKRQDTHLDSLAERLREPRVRRILEPMLAGRALGDIPQDDLRFVQDLGLVRLGSTGGVEMANPLYREVILRVLSNTAFASLPPMQSAPPWLRADGRLDMERLMEAFLAFWRQHGQPLLGTAPYHEIAPHLVLMAFLHRVANGGGTLEREYAIGTGRMDLCLRHGPDTLAMELKVWRDEEKDPLDEGLAQLDRYLAGLGLDTGWLVVFDRRSGQPPIAERTVATHAQTPAGRRVSVVRA, from the coding sequence ATGCCTCGCTGGTTCAACACTGCGGGTCCATGCAACCCGGCCGACCACTACATGCTCCCGGCGTTGCGTCGCCTGCCCGAGGTGCAGCAGCTCTTCGACGAGAGGAGCTATTTCGTCCTTCATGCCCCCCGGCAGGTGGGCAAGACGACGGCGCTCCGCTCCCTGGCGGCGCAGCTCACCGCCTCCGGGCGCTATGCCGCGCTGCACTTCTCCTGTGAGGAGGGGGAAGTCGCTGGCGATGATTTCGCGGAGGCGCAAAGGACGTTGCTGTCTCGCATCCGCCGGAGCGCCGAGCTCTACCTGCCTCCGGAGTTGCGCCCGCCCCCATTCCCGGACGCACCCGACCTTCAGCTCCTGGGGGAGGCTCTGAGTGTCTGGGCACGTGCGTGCCCCCGGCCGTTGGTGCTCTTCTTCGATGAGATCGACGCGCTTCGGGGGCAGAGCCTCCTGAGTGTGCTGCGCCAGCTGCGCGCGGGCTACCACGACAGGCCCGGAGGCTTTCCGTCGTCCGTGATCTTGTGCGGCCTGCGAGACGTCCGCGACTACAAGATTGCGTCAGGCAGTCAGGGGCATCTGGGCACCTCCAGCCCCTTCAACATCAAGGTGGAGTCGCTCACCCTGCGCAACTTCACGCGCGACGAGGTGGCGGAGCTCTACCAGCAGCACACCGATGACACGGGGCAGCGCTTCCTTCCCGAGACCGTGGACCGCGCCTTCTACTGGACGCAGGGCCAACCCTGGCTGGTCAATGCCCTGGCCCGTCAGATGGTGCAGCAGCTCGTGCCGGACCGGACGCAGGACCTGACGGCGGCTCATGTGGACGCGGCGAAGGAGATCCTGCTCAAGCGGCAGGACACGCACCTGGATAGCCTCGCCGAGCGCCTGCGTGAGCCCCGGGTGCGGCGCATCCTCGAGCCGATGCTCGCGGGCCGCGCTTTGGGGGACATTCCCCAGGACGACCTGCGCTTCGTCCAGGACCTGGGGCTGGTGCGCCTGGGAAGCACGGGCGGCGTGGAGATGGCCAATCCGCTCTACCGGGAGGTCATCCTTCGTGTGCTCTCGAACACGGCCTTTGCTTCATTGCCTCCGATGCAGTCCGCGCCTCCGTGGCTGCGCGCGGATGGCCGGCTCGACATGGAGCGACTCATGGAGGCGTTCCTCGCCTTCTGGCGCCAGCATGGACAGCCGCTGCTGGGGACCGCGCCCTACCACGAGATTGCGCCGCACCTGGTGCTGATGGCCTTCCTGCACCGGGTGGCCAATGGTGGCGGCACGCTGGAGCGTGAGTACGCCATCGGCACGGGCCGCATGGACCTGTGCCTGCGCCATGGCCCCGACACGCTCGCCATGGAGCTCAAAGTGTGGCGCGACGAGGAGAAGGACCCACTCGACGAGGGGCTGGCGCAGCTCGACCGGTATCTGGCGGGTCTGGGGCTCGACACGGGATGGCTGGTCGTCTTCGACCGGCGGAGCGGGCAGCCTCCGATTGCCGAGCGCACCGTGGCGACCCATGCGCAGACGCCCGCGGGCCGCCGGGTCTCTGTCGTACGGGCCTGA
- a CDS encoding zinc-dependent alcohol dehydrogenase family protein, whose product MKAYEIRDGFGLDKLVACERPDPVPGPFQVRVRVKATSLNQRDLMMVEGRYNPRQKLPLIPNSDGAGVVDAVGPGVTRVKPGDRVMGIFSQAWLAGEPSRVAQTSTLGGPLDGALADTMLLHEDGVVLTPTHLSDEEAATLPCAALTAWSALVTYGGVKAGDSVLVQGTGGVSIFALQFARMLGARVILTSSKDEKLEKARALGAHEVINYATTADWDKAAKALTGGVGVDHVVEVGGAGTFEKSLRAVRVGGTVSVIGVLSGGAGTMPLTPILMQNLRVQGILVGHRQGFEAMNRALTLHGVRPVVDRVFPFAEARAAFEYLKSGAHFGKVVIRVG is encoded by the coding sequence ATGAAGGCCTACGAGATTCGCGACGGATTCGGTCTGGACAAGCTGGTGGCGTGCGAGCGGCCGGACCCGGTGCCCGGTCCCTTCCAGGTGCGCGTGCGGGTGAAGGCCACGAGCCTCAACCAGCGTGACTTGATGATGGTGGAGGGCCGCTACAACCCGCGTCAGAAGCTGCCGCTGATTCCGAACTCGGATGGCGCGGGCGTGGTGGACGCGGTGGGCCCGGGCGTCACGCGCGTGAAGCCGGGGGACCGTGTCATGGGCATCTTCTCGCAGGCGTGGCTCGCGGGAGAGCCGAGCCGTGTCGCGCAGACGAGCACGCTGGGCGGGCCGCTGGATGGGGCGCTCGCGGACACGATGTTGTTGCACGAGGACGGCGTGGTGCTCACGCCCACGCACCTTTCGGATGAAGAGGCGGCGACGCTGCCTTGCGCGGCGCTCACGGCATGGAGCGCGCTCGTCACGTATGGCGGGGTGAAGGCGGGGGATTCCGTCCTGGTGCAGGGCACCGGTGGGGTCTCCATCTTCGCGTTGCAGTTCGCCCGGATGCTGGGGGCTCGCGTGATTCTGACGTCGAGCAAGGACGAGAAGCTGGAGAAGGCGCGCGCGCTGGGGGCGCACGAGGTCATCAACTACGCGACGACGGCGGACTGGGACAAGGCGGCGAAGGCGCTGACGGGCGGCGTGGGTGTGGACCACGTCGTGGAGGTGGGCGGGGCGGGGACGTTCGAGAAGTCACTGCGCGCGGTGCGCGTGGGCGGCACGGTGTCCGTCATCGGCGTACTGAGCGGCGGGGCGGGGACGATGCCGCTCACGCCCATCCTGATGCAGAACCTGCGCGTGCAGGGCATCCTCGTGGGGCACCGTCAGGGCTTCGAGGCGATGAACCGCGCGCTGACGCTGCACGGGGTGCGTCCCGTGGTGGACCGCGTGTTCCCCTTCGCCGAGGCGCGCGCCGCCTTCGAGTACCTCAAGAGCGGGGCGCACTTCGGGAAGGTGGTCATTCGGGTGGGGTGA
- a CDS encoding cytochrome c family protein translates to MHALVLLTCSLLATAPSPRFPQGTARMEPGPAPHGLPDWDAQRCAECHPAQVESWRNSGHANGRIDDVFQVALTEDRPAWCVQCHAPLARNLERGALPAGASTEEQGVTCAGCHATLGEASATPAMPCAGCHQFGFPVLDGNGQRVRLSATQWQQDTVGEWTRWQQQSRDTRQCTDCHMPRGDHGLGGTRRTESLKAALVVEQTRGALSVSMREVGHAFPTGDVMRWVSVEVASEPLFESPRTVATFGRRLEVRAWPGEPLPHLGAVEDTRLRPGETRRVPLPEGARYARIVYHLVSREQEDSGLYPAGLSRLVLWAAPLQSRHKEHAP, encoded by the coding sequence GTGCACGCGCTCGTCCTCCTCACCTGCTCGCTGCTGGCCACCGCGCCCTCCCCGCGCTTCCCGCAGGGCACCGCGCGGATGGAGCCCGGGCCCGCGCCGCACGGCCTGCCCGACTGGGACGCCCAGCGCTGCGCGGAGTGCCACCCGGCCCAGGTGGAGTCCTGGCGCAACAGCGGCCACGCCAACGGGAGAATCGACGACGTCTTCCAAGTGGCTCTCACCGAGGACCGCCCCGCCTGGTGCGTGCAGTGCCACGCCCCACTCGCGCGCAACCTGGAGCGAGGCGCCCTCCCCGCCGGAGCATCCACCGAGGAGCAAGGAGTCACCTGCGCCGGCTGTCACGCCACGCTCGGTGAAGCCTCGGCCACCCCGGCCATGCCCTGCGCCGGCTGCCACCAGTTCGGCTTCCCTGTGCTCGACGGCAACGGCCAGCGCGTGCGCCTCTCCGCCACCCAGTGGCAACAGGACACCGTGGGCGAGTGGACCCGCTGGCAACAGCAGTCCCGCGACACGCGCCAGTGCACGGACTGCCACATGCCACGCGGAGACCACGGCCTCGGAGGCACGCGGCGCACCGAGTCCCTCAAGGCCGCGCTCGTGGTGGAGCAGACACGCGGCGCGCTCAGCGTCTCCATGCGCGAGGTGGGCCACGCCTTCCCCACGGGCGACGTCATGCGCTGGGTGAGCGTGGAGGTGGCAAGCGAGCCCCTCTTCGAGTCCCCGCGAACGGTGGCCACCTTCGGCCGCAGACTCGAAGTCCGCGCCTGGCCGGGCGAGCCGCTGCCGCACCTGGGCGCGGTGGAGGACACGCGCCTGCGCCCCGGAGAAACGCGCCGCGTCCCCCTGCCCGAGGGCGCACGCTACGCCCGCATCGTCTACCACCTCGTGTCCCGCGAGCAGGAGGACTCGGGGCTCTACCCCGCGGGGCTGTCGCGGCTGGTGCTGTGGGCCGCGCCGCTGCAGTCCCGCCACAAGGAGCACGCACCATGA
- a CDS encoding NADase-type glycan-binding domain-containing protein yields the protein MILLSLILAAAPPVMLEPDAGGAHRLHPRRVTASSFLENGWNKHAQNYLPLYVADDDPATAWVEGAKGRGEGESLEWWGPSLTKAKTFRVFLRNGFQKSDKLFRANARPRKVKLEPLAQGETGAQTTGKALETELKDVQGWQEVRLPVPAQVQGVRLTLVSTYPGTAYDDTCLSDLRVYVEGDDPYKPEAEAAAFEQVRAFAYERKQAAERNDTQAKVEWAPRYKAEKLLTLKRTWEQKNHDEQQPGTAGVLNGVPEKDSYREALARAREVAALFDRVDLQREGKESEARAKWTRVKPAQLRPQKAAARAALSAMEDDGLVRVAGLLHLGDASFFEADASQAQMRANIEKTKKKEAQALSACVNQCVQYRKTAGKPDDSYDCDCEGECMGCEEAPLSSKSEQLTHQLTGGEFIAGPLAHPTAFLRGLTEETGSRESSLAFRQTLVSYVGDKASVVLVRGFWEENLEEGEPLRIHVLEWTEEGGKARVSSITSFIIGDLLVRVARYRPVTSA from the coding sequence ATGATTCTCCTCTCGCTCATCCTCGCCGCCGCGCCGCCGGTGATGCTCGAACCGGACGCGGGTGGAGCGCACCGCCTGCACCCGCGCCGGGTGACGGCGTCCTCCTTCCTGGAGAACGGCTGGAACAAGCACGCGCAGAACTACCTGCCCCTCTACGTCGCGGACGACGACCCGGCCACCGCATGGGTGGAGGGTGCGAAGGGACGCGGCGAGGGCGAGTCCCTCGAATGGTGGGGCCCTTCGCTGACGAAGGCGAAGACCTTCCGCGTCTTCCTGCGCAACGGCTTCCAGAAGTCCGACAAGCTCTTCCGCGCCAACGCGCGCCCGCGCAAGGTGAAGCTGGAGCCGCTCGCTCAGGGCGAAACCGGCGCGCAGACCACCGGCAAGGCACTGGAGACGGAATTGAAGGACGTGCAGGGCTGGCAGGAGGTGCGCCTGCCCGTGCCGGCGCAGGTGCAGGGCGTGCGGCTCACGCTCGTGTCCACGTACCCGGGCACCGCGTACGACGACACCTGCCTCAGCGACCTGCGCGTCTACGTAGAGGGTGACGACCCCTACAAGCCCGAGGCGGAAGCCGCCGCCTTCGAGCAGGTACGCGCCTTCGCCTACGAGCGCAAGCAGGCCGCCGAGCGCAACGACACACAGGCGAAGGTGGAGTGGGCGCCGCGCTACAAAGCGGAGAAGCTGCTGACCCTGAAGCGCACCTGGGAGCAGAAGAACCACGACGAGCAGCAGCCGGGCACGGCGGGAGTCCTCAACGGGGTGCCGGAGAAGGACAGCTACCGTGAGGCGCTCGCCCGCGCACGCGAGGTAGCGGCCTTGTTCGACCGCGTGGACCTGCAGCGCGAAGGGAAGGAGTCCGAGGCCCGCGCGAAGTGGACGCGCGTGAAGCCCGCGCAACTGCGCCCGCAGAAGGCCGCGGCCCGGGCAGCGCTCTCCGCCATGGAGGACGACGGCCTCGTGCGCGTCGCGGGACTGCTGCACCTGGGCGACGCGTCCTTCTTCGAGGCCGACGCCTCGCAGGCGCAGATGCGCGCCAACATCGAGAAGACGAAGAAGAAGGAGGCCCAGGCACTCTCCGCCTGCGTGAATCAGTGCGTGCAGTACCGCAAGACGGCCGGCAAGCCCGACGACAGCTACGACTGCGACTGCGAGGGCGAGTGCATGGGCTGCGAGGAGGCGCCGCTGAGCAGCAAGTCCGAGCAGCTCACCCACCAGCTCACCGGCGGCGAGTTCATCGCGGGCCCGCTGGCGCACCCCACCGCCTTCCTGCGCGGACTGACGGAGGAGACCGGCAGTCGCGAGTCCTCGCTCGCCTTCCGGCAGACGCTCGTCAGCTACGTGGGTGACAAGGCCAGCGTGGTGCTCGTCCGCGGGTTCTGGGAGGAGAACCTGGAGGAGGGTGAGCCCCTGCGCATCCACGTGCTCGAGTGGACGGAGGAGGGAGGCAAGGCGCGGGTGAGCTCGATTACGTCGTTCATCATCGGAGACCTGCTGGTGCGCGTGGCGCGCTACCGCCCCGTCACCAGCGCCTGA
- a CDS encoding putative toxin-antitoxin system toxin component, PIN family → MAPPVSSLPVVLDTNVVLDLFAFDDAHARPLAEALDAGTLIAWADADTLAELGYVLASRNFRPGWDAAARQVTLERYRALARVVPVGEGAPPPELPRCRDRDDQKFLLLAARAGAAWLVSKDKRVLSMAGRSGLPFTILTVRQAVERLQALVTGR, encoded by the coding sequence ATGGCCCCTCCCGTCTCCTCACTCCCCGTGGTGCTCGACACCAATGTGGTGCTGGACCTCTTCGCCTTCGATGACGCGCACGCCCGTCCCCTCGCTGAAGCGCTCGACGCGGGGACGCTCATCGCCTGGGCGGACGCGGACACGCTGGCGGAGCTGGGCTACGTGCTCGCGTCGCGCAACTTCCGGCCCGGGTGGGACGCGGCGGCGCGGCAGGTGACGCTGGAGCGCTACCGCGCCCTGGCGCGCGTGGTACCGGTGGGGGAGGGGGCTCCTCCGCCGGAGCTGCCCCGCTGCCGAGACAGGGACGACCAGAAGTTCCTCCTCCTGGCCGCCCGCGCCGGGGCCGCGTGGCTGGTGAGCAAGGACAAGCGCGTGCTGTCCATGGCCGGCCGCAGCGGACTGCCCTTCACCATCCTCACCGTGCGGCAGGCCGTGGAGCGGCTTCAGGCGCTGGTGACGGGGCGGTAG
- a CDS encoding VWA domain-containing protein — MGYGSYSYEAHESLTRVRSELPRQQVFKQERCHPLMEPHGVKWRESRDSEAHPQSLGIIFSLDVTGSMGDVPDLLARHRLPAFMKALLDAGVADPQVLFMAVGDADCDRAPLQVGQFESSERQMDQWLTWSYLEGGGGVAGTESYELGMYFAARHTDLDCWRKRKRRGYFFMTGDERPYGYVSRKQVAQLIGDTLEQDLPVKHVVDELQRTYEPFFLIPDLARRRNCERDWRELLGDRVICMEDPTDTVEVAAGLVGLCEGVFSDLDALARHLKQQGVTRQRLGAVIRALTPFAATLGRDSVPRPSLEDDYLPTNDDNSGHRRIA; from the coding sequence ATGGGATACGGGAGCTACAGCTACGAGGCCCACGAGTCGCTGACGCGGGTGCGGTCCGAGCTGCCACGGCAGCAGGTCTTCAAGCAGGAGCGCTGCCATCCGCTGATGGAGCCGCACGGCGTGAAGTGGCGCGAGAGCCGGGACAGCGAGGCCCACCCGCAGTCACTCGGCATCATCTTCTCGCTCGACGTCACCGGCTCCATGGGAGACGTCCCGGACCTGCTCGCGCGGCACCGCCTGCCGGCGTTCATGAAGGCGCTGCTGGACGCGGGAGTCGCGGACCCGCAGGTGCTCTTCATGGCGGTGGGCGACGCGGACTGCGACCGGGCGCCGCTGCAGGTGGGGCAGTTCGAGTCCTCCGAGCGGCAGATGGACCAGTGGCTCACGTGGAGCTACCTGGAGGGCGGAGGCGGCGTGGCGGGCACGGAGTCCTATGAGCTGGGCATGTACTTCGCCGCCCGGCACACGGACCTGGACTGCTGGCGCAAGCGCAAGCGGCGTGGCTACTTCTTCATGACGGGCGACGAGCGGCCGTATGGGTATGTCTCGCGCAAGCAGGTGGCGCAGCTCATCGGCGACACGCTGGAGCAGGACCTGCCGGTGAAGCACGTGGTGGACGAGCTCCAGCGGACGTATGAGCCGTTCTTCCTCATCCCGGACCTCGCGCGCCGCCGCAACTGCGAGCGCGACTGGAGGGAGCTGCTCGGCGACCGCGTCATCTGCATGGAGGACCCGACCGACACCGTGGAGGTGGCGGCCGGACTGGTGGGGCTGTGCGAGGGCGTGTTCTCCGACCTCGATGCGCTCGCGCGGCACTTGAAGCAGCAGGGCGTGACACGACAACGGCTCGGTGCCGTCATCCGCGCGCTCACGCCCTTCGCGGCGACGCTGGGGCGCGACAGCGTGCCACGGCCGTCTCTGGAGGACGACTACCTGCCGACGAATGACGACAACTCGGGGCACCGGCGCATCGCCTGA
- a CDS encoding adenylosuccinate synthetase, whose protein sequence is MSPSRAAHLVVDLGFGDSGKGTLTDWLVRRHGAGLVVRFNGGAQAGHNVITEDGRHHTFSQFGAGSFVPGVRTHLARSTVLHPLAMRVEARYLAERGVPDALARTTVSEHARVITPFHQAAGRLRELARGAGRHGTCGVGVGETVRDALANPADALHARDLGEPVSLARKARTAQERLRSELSEVMRAARTHPHAEPELALLEDTDVASRWAQAVQTLRPRERVVGDEWLGTALREGTTVFEGAQGVLLDEWRGFHPHTTWSTCTFDLALELLHAHGFDGEVHRLGVLRTYASRHGEGPFPTEEPALAPALPEPHNGAAGWQGRFRVGGFDAVLARYALASCGGVDSLALTHLDRLMDRWPVCTAYRAPSTHDDVLIRGTVDPSHVTGLRLGPHRDLAHQERLTRALSACTPVREELDLGEQASDRFVSWVEATLGVRVSVTSHGPTARDKRERGLTGPTPPR, encoded by the coding sequence ATGAGTCCCTCCCGTGCAGCCCACCTCGTCGTCGACCTCGGCTTCGGTGACTCCGGCAAGGGCACGCTCACCGACTGGCTGGTGCGTCGTCACGGTGCAGGGCTGGTGGTGCGCTTCAACGGTGGAGCCCAGGCGGGCCACAACGTCATCACCGAGGATGGGCGGCACCACACCTTCTCGCAGTTCGGCGCGGGCTCCTTCGTCCCCGGCGTCCGCACGCACCTGGCGCGCTCCACCGTCCTTCATCCCCTCGCCATGCGGGTGGAGGCGCGCTACCTCGCGGAGCGCGGCGTGCCGGACGCGCTGGCACGAACCACCGTGAGCGAGCACGCCCGGGTCATCACACCGTTCCATCAAGCCGCGGGACGGCTGCGTGAGCTGGCAAGAGGCGCGGGACGCCATGGCACCTGTGGCGTCGGCGTGGGCGAGACGGTGCGGGATGCGCTCGCGAACCCGGCGGACGCGCTCCACGCCCGGGACCTCGGTGAGCCCGTGTCACTCGCGCGCAAGGCTCGCACAGCACAGGAACGGCTGCGCTCGGAGTTATCAGAGGTGATGCGCGCCGCGAGGACTCATCCCCACGCGGAGCCAGAGTTGGCGTTGCTGGAGGACACGGACGTCGCCTCACGCTGGGCACAAGCCGTGCAGACCTTGCGCCCCCGCGAGCGCGTGGTGGGCGATGAATGGCTGGGCACAGCGCTTCGCGAAGGCACCACCGTCTTCGAAGGCGCGCAGGGCGTGCTGCTCGATGAGTGGCGTGGCTTCCATCCGCATACCACCTGGAGCACGTGCACCTTCGACCTCGCGCTGGAGTTGCTGCACGCGCACGGCTTCGACGGTGAGGTCCACCGCCTCGGCGTGCTGCGCACGTACGCCAGCCGTCACGGCGAAGGCCCCTTCCCCACCGAGGAGCCCGCCCTCGCGCCCGCGCTCCCCGAGCCGCACAACGGCGCCGCGGGCTGGCAGGGCCGCTTTCGCGTGGGCGGCTTCGATGCCGTGCTCGCACGGTATGCACTGGCCTCCTGCGGCGGCGTGGATTCCCTCGCGCTCACGCACCTGGACCGGCTCATGGACCGGTGGCCCGTGTGCACGGCCTACCGCGCACCTTCGACGCATGACGACGTGCTCATCCGGGGCACGGTGGACCCGTCTCACGTGACGGGACTGCGTCTCGGTCCACACCGGGACCTCGCGCATCAGGAGCGACTCACTCGCGCCCTGTCCGCCTGCACGCCCGTCCGCGAGGAGCTCGACCTGGGCGAGCAGGCCTCGGACCGCTTCGTGTCGTGGGTGGAAGCCACGCTGGGCGTACGGGTGTCCGTGACGTCCCATGGCCCCACGGCTCGGGACAAGCGGGAGCGGGGGCTGACGGGGCCGACTCCTCCGCGCTAG
- a CDS encoding VWA domain-containing protein: MGYGSYSYEAHEAMTKARKDLPQQEVFQQRACHPKMDPHGVKFRESRDSAAHPNSLSVVMALDVTGSMGNIPEILARQTLPSFMKDLMEAGIPDPQVMFMAVGDAYMDRAPLQAGQFESSEQQMDQWLTWMFLERGGGNNPGETYELGMYFAAEHTSMDCFEKRGKKGYFFMTGDEPAFPHVKKEHIEKLIGTQQPRDVPMEDVVSRLDRTFHPFFLIPDQRRRGRCEAFWRGYMGDRVICMDDAADTCDVAAALVALTERAVPNVAAVAQRLLAAGKSKERVDGIVRALEPWAKVLQRAA; encoded by the coding sequence ATGGGGTACGGCAGCTACAGCTACGAAGCGCACGAGGCGATGACGAAGGCCCGCAAGGACCTCCCGCAGCAGGAGGTCTTCCAGCAGCGCGCCTGTCACCCGAAGATGGACCCTCACGGCGTGAAGTTCCGCGAGAGCCGTGACAGCGCGGCGCATCCCAACTCGCTCTCCGTGGTCATGGCGCTCGACGTGACGGGCTCCATGGGAAACATCCCCGAAATCCTCGCGCGCCAGACGCTGCCGTCCTTCATGAAGGACCTGATGGAGGCCGGCATCCCCGACCCGCAGGTCATGTTCATGGCCGTGGGCGACGCCTACATGGACCGCGCCCCGCTCCAGGCCGGCCAGTTCGAGTCCTCCGAGCAGCAGATGGACCAGTGGCTCACGTGGATGTTCCTCGAGCGCGGCGGCGGCAACAACCCGGGGGAGACGTACGAGCTGGGCATGTACTTCGCCGCCGAGCACACCTCGATGGACTGCTTCGAGAAGCGCGGCAAGAAGGGCTACTTCTTCATGACGGGCGACGAGCCCGCCTTCCCCCACGTCAAGAAGGAGCACATCGAGAAGCTCATCGGCACGCAGCAGCCACGCGACGTGCCCATGGAGGACGTCGTCAGCCGGCTGGACCGCACCTTCCACCCCTTCTTCCTCATCCCCGACCAGCGCCGCCGTGGCCGCTGTGAGGCGTTCTGGCGCGGCTACATGGGTGACCGGGTCATCTGCATGGACGACGCGGCGGACACCTGCGACGTGGCCGCCGCGCTGGTGGCCCTCACCGAGCGCGCCGTCCCCAACGTGGCCGCCGTCGCCCAGCGACTGCTCGCCGCGGGCAAGTCCAAGGAGCGGGTGGACGGCATCGTCCGCGCCCTCGAGCCGTGGGCGAAGGTCCTCCAGCGCGCGGCGTAG
- a CDS encoding DEAD/DEAH box helicase — translation MSDSFDKLGLSRETLGALRQARFTRPTPIQEQAIPPALAGKDVIGCAATGTGKTAAYVLPLVERFAGRKGTLGLVLAPTRELVLQIAEPVRFFAEPRGLTHAVVIGGEDMGAQVKALKERPTFVLATPGRLVDLLENEAAAFPHLEALVLDEADRMLDMGFLPQLERIFTALPRRKQTLLFSATLGPEVSRFARQRLYKPVRVEVTRSGTPAERAEQRLYFVRAEEKTPLLLTLLARDDKTTLVFTRAKERVEKVHKALQKAGYRAALLHADRTQNQRRQAMDGFRDGTYRVLVATDIAARGLDVEDVGHVINYDLPHAPEDYVHRIGRTARAAASGVASTFAMTREGQVVTRIEGIMRAEIPRLSVPREDPVFKEQWELFLAAQRNPGPPQKDHGQAKRSADHAPGRHARTHKKRDS, via the coding sequence GTGAGCGACTCCTTCGACAAACTCGGCCTCTCGCGGGAGACGCTCGGCGCCCTGCGCCAGGCGCGCTTCACCCGTCCCACTCCCATCCAGGAGCAGGCCATTCCTCCGGCCCTCGCCGGGAAGGACGTCATCGGCTGCGCCGCCACGGGCACCGGCAAGACGGCCGCGTATGTGCTCCCACTGGTGGAGCGCTTCGCCGGGAGGAAGGGCACGCTCGGGCTGGTGCTCGCGCCCACGCGCGAGCTGGTGCTGCAAATCGCGGAGCCGGTGCGCTTCTTCGCGGAGCCTCGCGGCCTCACGCACGCGGTGGTCATCGGCGGCGAGGACATGGGGGCGCAGGTGAAGGCGCTGAAGGAGCGGCCCACCTTCGTGCTCGCCACACCGGGACGGCTGGTGGACCTGCTGGAGAACGAGGCCGCGGCCTTCCCGCACCTGGAGGCGCTCGTCCTGGACGAGGCGGACCGGATGCTCGACATGGGCTTCCTGCCGCAGCTGGAGCGCATCTTCACCGCCCTGCCCCGCCGCAAGCAGACGCTCCTGTTCTCCGCGACGCTGGGCCCGGAGGTGAGCCGCTTCGCTCGCCAGCGCCTCTACAAGCCGGTGCGCGTGGAGGTGACTCGCAGCGGCACTCCCGCCGAGCGTGCCGAGCAGCGGCTCTACTTCGTGCGGGCGGAGGAGAAGACGCCGCTACTGCTCACGCTGCTCGCGAGGGACGACAAGACGACGCTCGTCTTCACGCGGGCGAAGGAGCGCGTGGAGAAGGTGCACAAGGCGCTCCAGAAGGCGGGCTACCGCGCGGCCCTGCTGCACGCGGACCGCACGCAGAACCAGCGGCGGCAGGCGATGGACGGTTTCCGCGACGGCACGTACCGCGTGCTCGTGGCCACGGACATCGCCGCGCGCGGGCTGGACGTGGAGGACGTGGGGCACGTCATCAACTACGACCTGCCGCACGCGCCCGAGGACTATGTGCACCGCATCGGCCGTACCGCGCGCGCCGCCGCGAGCGGCGTGGCGTCCACGTTCGCGATGACTCGCGAGGGCCAGGTCGTCACGAGGATTGAGGGCATCATGCGCGCGGAGATTCCCCGCCTCTCCGTGCCGCGCGAGGACCCCGTGTTCAAGGAACAGTGGGAGCTCTTCCTCGCGGCGCAGCGGAACCCGGGACCGCCGCAGAAGGACCACGGCCAGGCGAAGCGCTCAGCGGACCATGCGCCCGGGCGGCATGCGCGGACGCACAAGAAGCGCGACTCCTAG